The genomic window ATTTCATTTATCCGAAAACAATAGGaagtatataataaagatTATCACTAAATCAATGACTCTATGATTGGTACATGTGAATGAGGATTCTACGTTAATTAACGTGAGAAGTCAACGACacataatatttatatgaatgtAACTCTATGTTAGcagaaaaatggagaaaaaattGCGGAAAATGCATCATTTGGATCGTGCTAGCGGAATTTGCGGAAGCGCATCGATAAAACGGCGataattcattttcaaaatatacCTACTAAGAAAATGCTTTTAAATGATTTCAACAATATAAGTTTAACAATAAGACAAAATTGATGGACTTTTATACatgtaacaatttttttaccattttccCTACTTATTGATTAGAATTTCTATGGCAACAATATTTTGTAGGTTGgcataatttaaaattataaatgcATAATTCACAAATAACATCAAGACGTTAAAATGGTAAGTTCTTACCGTGGCGCCACTCGGGCAATTCTTGCCGGACTTTTTGCAAGACCATAGAGAAGCTCCCTGGGCGTCAAGAACTCCGCCGTAGACAGAGATGCCGTCGAGATGCTGGAACAAAATCCAATAGTTTTCTTTACCGATGACTCGATAATCCGATGGAGCCACAAGTGTACCTTGGATACGGAACGTGACGGACTTGCGTTTACACTTGGAACCGTCAAAAATAATGCTTCTTAACAAAAACCGTCCCTTAGGTACCAAAATGGTGACCGGTTTGACCGATGCACATGCTTTGGCCCACAGGACGGTAAAGGCCTTGGTCGAGTCGGTTTTGCCGTCGGGTTTGGCTCCGTAAGAGAGGATATTGTAGGTTTGAGCTGAGGAAGATGAGACCgagaggagaaagaggagaaCTATGAGAAGTGAAGAATGCATTGCTTTGAAAGTGAGAGATAGAGGGAGAAGTTGAAAAGTGGTGATGGGTGTGTGGGATTTGAAACGGTTTAGTGTAAGGTATATATAGTATTTGCGTATTTGTGAAAtggattgttttttgttgattaacatttttctcttgttattttctatattatcATATCAACGAAACCTTAGATCTgaagaataaaatttgatatgtaCAGtagtatattttcttaaatagtTTATTCGAGTGTTTtgtcaaatttcaaaatattgcAAGTGGTAGATTTGAGTTTTAGAAGTTTGTGTCTATTGTGGGTTTATATCGTTTATCATGAACTCTATATGCTGAAAAATCAGattgtttatttatagatTTACTGTGACTAAATGATCGTTTAAATTGTTTGTATCATATTACATGAATTaatctctataaatatttcatatagTAATATTATCTAATTCATGTAAGTGTATACAAAATAgttttgtctgttttttttttttttaaatcctcaaaaaaaaagcaaaaccaaacattcatattttctgaatcaaaacaaaaatcaacgCTAACTCGTAAGCATTCGGATACAATCAACTCATGAAAATTTACGCATTGAAATTTCTTAGGATTAGAACTCGAATGTGTTTCGACATAAAATCATCTATGTTGTATTCAAATATATGATAACTGAAAAAGCAAGTGGAATGGTCAGGGGCAGTGCATGTTGATGGTAGGGAGCATAAGATCAATGCATGTGACGACTACAATTGGTAGTAACCGATTTAGCTTTAATTATCGATAAAAACGTTACACGATCCTAATAATTAAAAGCAAGGCAAGGAATTTACGGAtccatgcatatatatttaataaagtAAGCAATTAAAGGAGAAATAATGTACGGGTCATACGGAACCAAACATGAGTGGGAAACGTGACAAGTGGAGGATAAAACGGAGAAGAAATTGACCAATAATATCGtaagtaaatattttgataggATGATAATCATATTCACAATCACATGCATGGCCAACAATTCAGAAAAATGTGATGTTTGTTAAACACAACGCATTTATTGCCGCATGCCGTGTTAATAGGATCACGAAATGTAATATAAATATCGAATGAAAGTAGTGTATGCTGAAACTAAACCATAAGAAGAAGGATATCCTTGTAATGTTCCATCGTCTTTAGCGTTCAGAAAATAACTCTTAGGGTAAATTTAGTTGGCTAAAACAATCGGTGGCCTAAAGTTAGGTAGAGAATAGAGACCTCGATCTTAAGTTGATTTTAGTAGGCTAAAAATGATCGGTGGCTTAAGGATAGAGGGAGAGACTAGAAAGACCTACATTGtagaagatagaaaaaaaagaaattttcacagaagtggctgaaaaaaaaattgttctcATGATTTGGTAAAGTGAGATGTGGTTTTCACCGTTTGTCTTTTGAATGGTTTTTggaccaaaatatttttaatggGATCAACCAAACCTCACACCagttggttttggtttagtttctatggttcagttttgaaaaaaaagaaaaaaaaactgaaatgaagaaagcgaagaagaagaaaaagaggaagagaaagagatggagagattTGAAAGAGAAGTAGAGAGAAGTTCAAACTTCATTATCTACTTCTTCATATTTCGACATCTCTCCATTGAACTCTAAAATTGAGGAAgaaatttcttgttttcagagatgaacaaaatgcaaaaaaaaatcacagatTCAAACAATTTAGCTTTTTAAACTAAAGATACTCTATATTTacaagatttatatataaatagtaattaaaacgtataaaaaaatgagattttgagaaaactgCTAAAGATGACCGCAAAATTAGGTTTGCAGAAAAGGATACACAGGTTAAAAATGACtggaaaattataattataccCTTCATTAAATTTCTTCTGTGTACGTATATTCAATTtacagtgtacgtacacaaaattatttagtcGAATGTATATGGTACAATTTCTAATAACTAAAGCTATTTTATTACGTATTCTTATATCTCAATAATCTCCatacatacataataattaaatagaaatagatggtgaaataatatttgttcCTCATATTGAAAGTTATGTACGTATATGTGTAATAATGTacgtatatttttgttgataaattaATGTATGTACATGTGTAATAATATACGTACAtctttgtttgtaaattaaattactaagaaaattttattgataCAATATTAAACCAATATTGACAGTGGGCGAGATATATTCTAAGACGTTCATACGAtgtgattttgaaacattCTGAATTCTTGACGACTTGAGCAGTCAAATGTCATAGACAAGTATCATCAACGCATATCATCACCAATCTTGTAGGATATGACCTAGGTTGCTTATagcaaaaaaattgtttgattgCGAGAtaagacattgtttgttgtatgACTTTTCTGTTCTTAAAAACACTCTCCAATCTATATTGTACGTACATTGGTACAAACCATGTTGACAAATACTTCTTGGAGTCACAACTGGTGTACGGTCACCCGGGTGAGAAATGTTATCTCCGCCAGGTACACACTGACTTGTCTACGTACACTCTGCCAACAGAAGACTGAATTCCCTTGGATGTTGAACAGTCAGCTGTGTGAGAATGACGTTCTCCTCAACATTCCCTATTCCATATTCTTCTACAATTTCATCGTTCCACTTGTTGTAATCATAATCTTCGCCACTACTTTCACTACCATCAATAGTAGGATCGATGGTACTTCCCCCATAGATCCATCGTCACCCTGATAATCATCATACCCATCACCATCTTCGTTGTCctctcatcttcatcctcatctgTTTTATCGTCTTCAATGTCGTCTTGCTAATCTACGGtctcattattttcatcaacattaAAACACTATCACACACACAGTCACTTTCAGCATCGTCACCATGAGTCCTAGAGACATTATTTCCGAGTGTATTGACGGTTGTaatgaaagagacaaacaagTTGAGAGAAGGATACCCACcacgaataaaaaaaatcgtatCCCACCCTCACTTGACTGTCAATGTAGACAGGAGGGCGTTTAGTATCTACATAACTAACATCACTCCCGGTATCCAGTAACTAATCATGGGATTGATCTCTATGGACTTCAAACTGAAAGTCTCGCTTAGTGTACATACAAATTCCGTGTACGTCATGTTTTCCTTAACACGTACACAACGACCAAACATGTCTTCCTCTGGttcaaatttccatttttcttctttgcatctCCACTCACCGACCATAGTAAATACGAGATTATCCATTACCCAACTGTATCATAAATTCAGGAGAAACCCAATAAATGCAActgaaaatatgattatatcgacaaaaacaaatagaatttCGTTATACACacttataaacataaatatctatacatttaccattttcaaccaacaaaattagaaataaaaaaattctggatttttttataaaaaacaaaattgatttcgAACACAATGAAGATCATAGTgtattataacaaaacaaatctttaaaacttcatTACTTACACGATAATGCTTGTCTTGGCCCCAAATTTCGTAAATAAACAAGATCAACACATCTTCAACATCAATGTACGTTCGcaattaatgtttgtttatggGTTCATCTTTAACTCAacaattattatcaataattttataatattataacatgtaatgatgattttgcattaattGTGACAAGAGTCACGTTTAAACTTTTTGAGCcattaaatgttgatgtcatttagtttttaaaggaaaaaatctCCCTTCTAGCTGTACAGCCGCACTTCtcaaagtgaaacaaaaatatctccAACTAAACCGGAACAGTGTACCTAACTAAACCGTACATTCAATAGTTTCTCAACTGTAGCAGcaagggtaaaatggtcaaatttcagctgaaaagacaaaacgtgAAAACCACATTTGACTTAGCCAATccctgaaaataaaacatggtcAAAGGGTGTGGCCTGCAAATTACCctaaaaagaaactaatatTTAGGATAGTTTTTTTAGTCAAATACTTAATCAGAAACTTTactataaaatttacattacgatatgaaaacaaatgagCAAATGATAGGATACAATTGCTTTTTCTAAAACCAAATTGGATTTGATATGTATAATCAACAAAAGTATTGACCAAAATTTAGGCAACTGTTATTTGGTAGTTAAAAACTTAAAGTATACCCTAGTCTATATGTTTcgttattattgtttgtattAAAAGACCTAGGAATATCTTCGTTTAGCTTCAATTAGAATGCGTTTCTTACGGCCAAAGAAATAAACCAAACAGGCGCGGCCCATAAGATGATTAATCTCCACCGTCCAACTAACACATCTCAAGTATTCGTTTCTCACAGTTGCGCACAGACCACATCTACTACAGACTGGTTTACAATTTTATTGTCAAAATTAGTCTTAATACGagtaatttagattttttttttttaatactagaCGAGTTAACAGTGATAGAGAAGCCAGACAATGTAACGAAACTTATTAGCCACAAACCGTATTAAAAATGATCGAGAGATTCCCCtataaagcaaataaaaaaatgaaagaccAAAGAATAGGTTGTGCATGTGTAAACGACGATTCCTAATTACAATGGAACTTGTCTTTCTccgaagaggaagatgaacaAAACActaagaagacaaagaagagttTTTTGAAGTGGGAAACACTGAATCACTCAATCCAGGTAGAAGAGGGTAACAATCTTCCGGAGATTTCTAGCTTCTTGACATGTCTCCATGAGAAGCTTACTATCATGAAACGCAAAGCAAATGATTTGTTGCACTTGTGATATGATATCCATGTTACATAGCCTGCAAAACCAATCACCATTTTACTTACTTGGAGATACGTCTCAGAAAATTGATTCTACAATGTTTCACTATATCTCATAAGCCATCTTTTCTCGGTTTTGCTACCGTGTATGGTAAAGAGTGGTGAGTGACAAACCTGCTGGCTTCTAATAACGGTAAATGGTCGTTGTGAGGCTTTTCTATCACGTTTTGTACCTGTTGCAGACATTACAAAGGAGACTCAGTTGAACTATAGCATAGCCAAGAATGGATGATATTCAGATTTATAGCAGATAGAAGTGAACATTTCGATATTTAAGACAATGCAGTTGgagtaaaagaaaatcttgaaaCTAGTCTCTTACTTTTGACAGTAGTTCCTGGCTTTCAGGAGGTTGCTTTTTCAAACTTTGAGGTAAGATAACTGTAAGAAGCTCTGGTCTCTCTGCTCTAAGTGCACCTCTTATAACAGCTGCATTGGTTCCAGCTGCACCTGATGTGTAGATATGGTTTTTCTGCAAGATAAATCACAGGGGAGATGGTTATAAGATGTGGTGAACCAAACATATGGTTCAGAAATTGTAGCCTTGTAGGCAAAATGTCTTACAGTTATAACCATAGCATAGCTAAGAATCTGAATGAGCTCTTGATGCATGAAACCCATATTTCTAGTTCCAAAGAAGCCAATTGTTCTTGGTCCTTGTTGCTGTATAGCCAACAGTTCCTGCCAATTCGCATATGGTTACAACCTAAAAGACTGATAAAACATTTGGTCTTCCATCATCTAGGCAGTCAAATTTAGATTAACTTACTTGTATATAATCTACATCAGGGACTCGTTGTAGCTCCGACACAGCAAGTGAACCAGGTCCTTCAACGATAGCTTGAGCTTGTGTTGGAATCCGGAGtccggtggtggtggtgtcTTCATCTGAGTCAAACCTACAAGTCACATTGTCCTCTTTGTTCACCCAACTATCCACGTCGTCTTGATCTCTCGTTTGTTCAGGAAAGCACTATACAGCATCACATAGAAACAGAGCCCCTGGGAGTAAATCATTAGTGAAAACCCAAATGCAATTCATAACACATAGATTATTGGTATGTTGTGAGCATTTAAGCTCGAAACAAAGAGGGCACACCACATCTTCGACAAATCAAAGCTGATGTTCTGAGAAAACTAAGCTTTTCATTCATTGACGATCAAAAGAGTGCATCGTCTTATTCAATGCAATGAATAACTATTTGAGTTCTTAAGAGAAGGTAATCAATTGGCCACATAATCAACCTATACCAATGGCTAacaaagtcttcaaaaaatcAATCTCGAATCAAAAAGCAGTAATAGAATAAGAAGGCGAGTGATCAGAAATTACCATGGGAATAGAGGGAGAGGAGGATCTGGATCGGCGTCGTCTAACAGAGAAAAGCTGAAACGATTGGGATTGAGAAGAACACGAAGTAGAGGAAGAGGAACGACGGCGATAGAAGTTAGGGTTATCCGATCGGAAAGGAGAAGGTAGCAATGAAGTTGTTGTAAGAGGCAACAAAAGCTTCAAAGGTAGAGCCGAACTCATCTCCACTACGACCACGTACGAGTTTCTTCACTTGAATTGGAAGATGATAATACAGAGAGAAAATTAAGATTCTTCGGGGGTTTGATTCTCTCTGGTGAAATTCGTCGgaattatgaagaagaagataaacacAACGTTGAAAtcggaagaggaagaagaagaagctaaaggtGAGCTGAGATGAtggatattattattttaccaATAACCAGAGaattaacaacaaaagaaaatcaaattttccgGTTTAGCTTTGAGAGGTTTGGTTCAGCTTATTAACCCGCACATTGATTAGTCAGCCCATTTATGAATATGTGGCAAATTTTTAAATCGAAAGCCCACAAAACACGGATTCATTTAAGTATCAATCGAACTAGGCCCACATCGGTCCGTTCTTATTCCCACAATGGCCCTTTTAATCAATTCATTAATTATAGTTAATATAATATCAATTATGAAATCTTGCAAACTAGGAGTATTAAATCACTACAAgttgttatttatattttcgGTGGCTTTTAAATAGAACAACACAAAGGCAATAAAATACCTAAAAATTAAttctactatattatttgggaagtacattttaaatataatcttaatttttgtaagtaattatatattagaaataaaaatttaaagagtaaattaatttatatctttaaagattaaaaagtcaaatactaatttaattaattaaattaattaaaaaacaaaatacattattaatttccaaaaataatagccaatcaaaatcaacatataagatttgatatctaaattttaattaatttaatttaattagaaaaacaaaatacattattaatttccaaaaaagtaaccaattaaaatcaataaactaTATTTggtatctaaattatcatattaattttttattaattattatagttcacttctcattcTATTTTTacggaaaaataatatcatcattataaaaaaaaatagagttttttcgcatatgccataatttgaatttttaaaaacgaacataaactgttcaatacatgaaataatattataacgggtgaaaaatatatttaagaaaactttctactgaaTAACGGgacataaatttgaaatatttatactcaatttcatacatattatattgaaattttataatcttatatactacaatagttaataacatattagatgtgattcaatttttaatacaagctggaaaatcctagaattgacgggttt from Arabidopsis thaliana chromosome 3, partial sequence includes these protein-coding regions:
- a CDS encoding uncharacterized protein (unknown protein; FUNCTIONS IN: molecular_function unknown; INVOLVED IN: biological_process unknown; LOCATED IN: chloroplast; EXPRESSED IN: 23 plant structures; EXPRESSED DURING: 13 growth stages; BEST Arabidopsis thaliana protein match is: unknown protein (TAIR:AT2G43945.1); Has 292 Blast hits to 292 proteins in 84 species: Archae - 0; Bacteria - 122; Metazoa - 0; Fungi - 0; Plants - 46; Viruses - 0; Other Eukaryotes - 124 (source: NCBI BLink).), whose product is MSSALPLKLLLPLTTTSLLPSPFRSDNPNFYRRRSSSSTSCSSQSQSFQLFSVRRRRSRSSSPSIPMCFPEQTRDQDDVDSWVNKEDNVTCRFDSDEDTTTTGLRIPTQAQAIVEGPGSLAVSELQRVPDVDYIQELLAIQQQGPRTIGFFGTRNMGFMHQELIQILSYAMVITKNHIYTSGAAGTNAAVIRGALRAERPELLTVILPQSLKKQPPESQELLSKVQNVIEKPHNDHLPLLEASRLCNMDIISQVQQIICFAFHDSKLLMETCQEARNLRKIVTLFYLD